GCGATCGCTTTTAAAATCTTTTAAAAGATTATCATTTTATTCACTGGTTATCAAGTAAACAAATGTTTTGACTGATAGCCAGTAATTAGAAAGTGTATTGAACTTAATAGTTGAGCAAACAAAAAGTAAGTCTTAAATGGCTAATAAAAATCCTAGATTAGAAAACCTTAAATCTTTTAAACCAGAAGGCGAAAAAGCATTGAGCAAAACTATTGGTATTAGAGTCGAACAAGAAATTTACGACCAATTAATGAGTTTGCCAAGAGATCGACGTTTAGGATTAATGCGGAAATGGATAAAAGATGGAGTACAGAAGATCAACGATTGCCCTAATTGCTAAAACGTAATCGTGGAGGTAAACTTTTTGTCCTGCTTGAAGATTTATTTGGCTTTGGTGCGATGGTTGTCTGCGTGAGCTTGTTTGGTTTAAACTTGATAGATAATTTAGTCATGGTTAAATCCTTGATTATTTAATAACAGGCGATCGCACTAATTCCGCCAAAAATTTATAAGAAGCGAGCGCCATTAATTATATTTTACAATTTCAATCTTAGTATACCAGTGATTAATTCACAAATAAGACAAATCTTAATAATAGACAAGGTATGCTAGTGCTTGAGGAGAGAAAATCACCCTTATGGCTAATTACAATCCCAAAACAGAACACTTAAATCATTTTCCCAAAATTCCAGGAGCAACAGAAGCTTGCGCTAGAAAGCCCGTACAAGTAAAGATTCCACAAAGTCAGTACGATAAGTGGATGAGTCTACCTGTTGATTTAAGAAATCAGGTTTTGAGAGATGCCATTGAAAAAACTTTGCAAGAAAAATATTCTTTAACTGCATAAAAATATTTAAGCGATCGCACTACCAGATCGCCATCACCAACTTAATTCACTATAACCAGCAATAGATTTATTGATGTTGGGTTTTGCTTCGCGCTACCCAACCTACAGATCAGCGATCGCACTTTTAGCCTTGGGGTAAAGACGCATGAGTGTAGTTAGAAAATGCGATCGCTCTTATTCATCATATGTCTCTTCCGAAGATTGCCAGCACGAAATACAAAATGTAATTCCATGTTCACCTAAACGCTTCATTTGTTCAGGAGAAAATTCAAGGTTGCACTGCTGATCGTATTTATAAAGCGCCCATACTTCTATGCCATCTCTTTCTACTCCAATCTTGGAAAGTTGCTCATATTTACCTTCTAATAAATCTAAAAACTTATTCACAAAGTCTATATATGGGTCTGATTCTTTCTCGATTAAAATGAACTCCCAATAACTGAATTCATTTCTAGAAGGAGCTAGACCCAAAATATTGGTAACAGTGTCTATTTGTTGTTGCTTGCAATGAATTTTTAAAATATATGTATTGTCCATGCTAATGTTATTTACAACGTTACCATCATTATCTAGCAGCATCCTCACCGAACCTTGATTATCCGCTAACGCCAAAGCACTTCACCGTTAGCATTAAAAGCTTCAAGTGCGCGTACAATTAAAGAGAAAAATAAATAGTTGCGCCACGATCGCATTCTCCTTTTGCCCAAACTTGACCACCATGACGATAGATAATCCGCTGTACAGTGGCTAGTCCAATACCTGTACCAGGAAAATCGGCCTGACTATGAAGTCTTTGGAAAGCAGTGAATAATTTATCGACATAGGTTTGATCGAATCCTGCGCCGTTATCTTTAATAAAATAGGTAGGCTGGGGAACATTTTCGGTAATGATGCCAAATTCAATCCGAGGATGCGATCGCTTGGAAGTATATTTCCAAGCATTATGGAGTAAGTTGGACAAAACGATTCTCAGTAGTTGGGGATCGCCTTTGGTTTCTAAATTAGGAGCAAGTTTTACTTCTATCTGACGTTCGGGGTTTTCTGCTTGTAATTCTTCAATAATATCTTGAGCGATCGCACTTAAATTTACTTTAACAGGCTTCATTTGACTGCGAGTGACTCGTGATAACTGTAACAGAGCATCGATCAAGTCGCTCATTCGCTTGCTGTTTGCCTGAATCCTCTGGAGATAGTGTTTGCCGCGATCGTCTAAATTGGGCAGGTAATTTTCCCAAAGTACTTGACTAAAGCCATTGATAATTCTTAGAGGCGCTTGTAAATCATGGGAGACAGAATAGGAAAAAGATTCTAATTCTCGGTTGGCTGCTTCTAGCTGAATTGTCCGTTGAGATAGAGCTTCTTGAGTAGCAGCTAAGTCAGGTATGTCACTGGAAGTACGCAGTAGAGCATAAATGTTTTCGTCAGCATCGTAGAGAGGTGTCACCACTGTATCAAAATAGTGAATACCATCAGGCAAGATTACTTCTTCCTGAACACGCAGCACTTGTTTGTAGCTTATTACCTGCTGATGTTGCCAGTTAATTTGTTGAGCGTACTCTAAAGAAAAACATTCGGCGATCGTTTTGCCACTTGCTGCCTCTTTTGCTAAAGCTAAGCTGGCGGCTAATCCAGAATTCATTAAAGATATGCTATTGGTATTAACATCTACTACAAATAAGAAGTAAGGCAATAAGTCTATTACTGTTCTTAATTCCGACAAAGATTGAACCGCGTTTTCTTGCATAATCAACAAATCAGATTCTGACAAATCGCAACATAAAGCAGAGTCTATGGCTGATGGCAGTTGATTGTTTTGCTGCCTCAGACTCTGATTCGTTGAAGTAATATCGATAACTACTCCAGACAAGCGAACTGCTTTACCTCTAGCACTATAGCTTAGCTTACCTTTGGTATGAATTTGCACAGCTTTTTGATTAGGTTTAACCACGCAATATTTAACACTTAATTCTTGGTGCGCCTGAATTGCTTTGGCAATTTCTAGATCTACCGATTCTCTTTGGTCAGAGATAATCGATTGTAAAAAACTTTCGTAACTGCCATCAAAATTCTCTAAACCTAAAATAGTTCGACCTCGGTGGCAAACATCAACCTGATTTGTCGTTAAATCCCAACTCCAGTTACCTGTTTTCGTCGCTTCTAAAACTAATCTTAGTTTGGCTTCTACTTCAGCTAATTTGGCTTCATGATGAACAAAATCGGTGATATCTTTGGCGATGGAAATTACCAATTCATCTGCCTCGCTTTCAAAGCTTAATGCGGTTGAATATAGCTCCCAATAAAGTTGTGCGCCATCTTTAGTGGCAACTGTTACCTCACTCCGAATCGCATCAACCAGTTTCTTTTGAGCCTTAATCTTATTTTGGGTTACTTCTGGAGCAATTTCAATTAATGAGTTGACAATTTGCTGCAAAGCAGAATTAGCCTCGATCGCCGTTTGATCGGTAGGAGCAATATACTGGCAACATAGTTGATGATCGTTTTTGACTGGTAGCTTAACTATCTCTCTCTGTCTAATCTGAGCTTTCTGATACCATTCTTGAATCGTCGATAGTTCTTGTGTATCATAACCACTTGCTTCTAGCCAATTGCGATTGAGGTGAATAATTTTCCCCTGCCGATTGTGAATCATGACGGGAAAAGGTGCGTTAACTAGAGTAGCAGGAGTTTTTTGCCTTAACTGTGGCAATAAGACTTGAGCTATTGAATGATTAGTGTTTGCTTTAGCTAGATGATCCTGGTTATTTTGACAACACTTTACCTGGAAACGATTAACTGCTAACGGGGTTGCGGATCTCACTTCCGCTGTAAAAAACTGAGCTAGTTCGATGTTTTCCAAAAGCAGAGAACCAAGATGTAGTTGAGAGCGACGATCTTGTTGATGTTCAATGTTTTGATTGCTACGTACCCATTGATGACAGAGCTTGATATATCCTAAGAGAACAACCAAATAATGATAGTAAACAGTCCCCAACAGTTCTTGTAACTCGACTGATAAACTAGCTGTCTGTTCAGGTTGCAAGAAAATTAAGCTAGAACAACGCAGTAAACTCAACTCCGTCTCTGAATTCTTTTGCCATCCTATTTCTTTACGCCATTGGCGGTTAAGAATTTCGAGATCCTTTGCTACTTCTAACTCTGATTGGGGATACTGCAGCTTTTCTAATGCCAGAATTTCTGTGGCGGAGATGCCTAGCGATCGCAGCGTACAACTATGGCAGATGGTAAAATAACTAACTCCAAAATAGCGAGATAAGACTACAAACAGCTTTTCTTTAAATTGAGCAGGTAAAGGATTATTTATATAAGCAAATAAGGTTTGCTGTACCAGGCTTTGATAAATTAGCGATGACTTAATTGCAGGAGTCAGAAATGCAGGAAAACAACCTAGCTGCTTAATTATTTCTGTCTTTGCTAAGCTGGGAATAGCATGATTCATTGATGATTTAAAGGTTGTTATGCAGATAAAGCTAAAATATCATTAAACATCTTATATTTAGATGATTGAATTACAGATTAACTTGTACCATGACAAAATTGTATATAATTTTAGATTTTTTTAAAGTAATTAAAAGCACACAATACTTGATTTGTGAACGTTATATTTGCTGAAATTATAGTTAATTTAGAGCAAAACTATGATAGCAATAACAGTTTTTATCTAGATTTGATGAGGAATCTAGCAAGCAGATAAATCTCTATCGCTGATTATGATTGAAAACGGTACACTTTAGCAACAAAAATTGAGAAAAAAATACTCTAGTTGATTTTAGATAATATTTAATTATATTTTGGTCAGGGTTCCTCGGCCAGGATCCCTGCTATAAAACACGTTTGCGGTTTAAATACTTCTAAGTGCCACAATGGGATCGAGCTTGGCAGCAGCTTTAGCAGGAAAAACGCCAAAAGAAAGACCGATCGCCCCAGATACTCCCACAGCCAAGATAATTGCGACAGGAGAAATCGTCGGTGCTAGAGGAGAAACTGCACCCACAATCACAATACCTGTAATCCCCACAACAGTACCGATCGCGCCTCCCGCAGCCGAGAGAATAGTCGCCTCAATCAAAAATTGCCAGAGAATATCTCCTGACTTAGCGCCAATGGCTTTACGTAAGCCAATTTCTTTGGTTCTTTCGGTAACGGCTACCAGCATAATATTCATCACCCCAATGCCACCTACAATAAGTGATATACCTGCAATAGCAGCTAGCAACACCGTAAGACCACTAGTAACTGTGCCAACGATCTCTAAGACATCTTTTTGTGTCCTGACGCTAAAATCATCTTTCCCTGTAATTTGGTGTCGCAGACGCAGCAGATTTTCAATTTGTAGTTTCGCAGCACGAATGCTTTTCTCGTCATTAGCGGCGATCGAAATAAAGCTGACTCCTGTGCCATAGGGAGAGGTATCCCCCACAACCTGACTTGCCATGGTGGTGAGAGGCAGATATACCGTACGATCCTGGTTATCGCCTAAAAATGCCCCTTTCGCTTCCAAAACCCCAATCACTTCTAAATTAATATTTTTGACCCGAATTTTCTTGCCTAAAGGATTTTGTTGCGGAAAAAACTTCTCGGCGATCTCCGACCCCAAGACCGCAACTCGCTGATTGCGCTTAACATCTAGGTCGCTAAAAAATCTACCCCGATC
The genomic region above belongs to Pleurocapsa minor HA4230-MV1 and contains:
- a CDS encoding PAS domain-containing protein, whose protein sequence is MNHAIPSLAKTEIIKQLGCFPAFLTPAIKSSLIYQSLVQQTLFAYINNPLPAQFKEKLFVVLSRYFGVSYFTICHSCTLRSLGISATEILALEKLQYPQSELEVAKDLEILNRQWRKEIGWQKNSETELSLLRCSSLIFLQPEQTASLSVELQELLGTVYYHYLVVLLGYIKLCHQWVRSNQNIEHQQDRRSQLHLGSLLLENIELAQFFTAEVRSATPLAVNRFQVKCCQNNQDHLAKANTNHSIAQVLLPQLRQKTPATLVNAPFPVMIHNRQGKIIHLNRNWLEASGYDTQELSTIQEWYQKAQIRQREIVKLPVKNDHQLCCQYIAPTDQTAIEANSALQQIVNSLIEIAPEVTQNKIKAQKKLVDAIRSEVTVATKDGAQLYWELYSTALSFESEADELVISIAKDITDFVHHEAKLAEVEAKLRLVLEATKTGNWSWDLTTNQVDVCHRGRTILGLENFDGSYESFLQSIISDQRESVDLEIAKAIQAHQELSVKYCVVKPNQKAVQIHTKGKLSYSARGKAVRLSGVVIDITSTNQSLRQQNNQLPSAIDSALCCDLSESDLLIMQENAVQSLSELRTVIDLLPYFLFVVDVNTNSISLMNSGLAASLALAKEAASGKTIAECFSLEYAQQINWQHQQVISYKQVLRVQEEVILPDGIHYFDTVVTPLYDADENIYALLRTSSDIPDLAATQEALSQRTIQLEAANRELESFSYSVSHDLQAPLRIINGFSQVLWENYLPNLDDRGKHYLQRIQANSKRMSDLIDALLQLSRVTRSQMKPVKVNLSAIAQDIIEELQAENPERQIEVKLAPNLETKGDPQLLRIVLSNLLHNAWKYTSKRSHPRIEFGIITENVPQPTYFIKDNGAGFDQTYVDKLFTAFQRLHSQADFPGTGIGLATVQRIIYRHGGQVWAKGECDRGATIYFSL
- a CDS encoding DUF4279 domain-containing protein codes for the protein MALADNQGSVRMLLDNDGNVVNNISMDNTYILKIHCKQQQIDTVTNILGLAPSRNEFSYWEFILIEKESDPYIDFVNKFLDLLEGKYEQLSKIGVERDGIEVWALYKYDQQCNLEFSPEQMKRLGEHGITFCISCWQSSEETYDE
- a CDS encoding ABC transporter permease, producing the protein MKIIENFKMATSTLVSNKMRSGLTMLGIIIGNASVIAMVGVGQGAKNLASEQFESLGPNVIFIVPGSEEERRTTFDRPQTLVWEDAIAIEEQVPSVKEVAPQINANQLITYRNRNSNDQVVGTTPEYLTVRSFTVDRGRFFSDLDVKRNQRVAVLGSEIAEKFFPQQNPLGKKIRVKNINLEVIGVLEAKGAFLGDNQDRTVYLPLTTMASQVVGDTSPYGTGVSFISIAANDEKSIRAAKLQIENLLRLRHQITGKDDFSVRTQKDVLEIVGTVTSGLTVLLAAIAGISLIVGGIGVMNIMLVAVTERTKEIGLRKAIGAKSGDILWQFLIEATILSAAGGAIGTVVGITGIVIVGAVSPLAPTISPVAIILAVGVSGAIGLSFGVFPAKAAAKLDPIVALRSI